In Xanthocytophaga agilis, a genomic segment contains:
- a CDS encoding TerC family protein: MISNEAIFFLLFNAFIIGMLLLDLGVFSRKSHIVSFKEAGAWSAVWVMFALAFYVFLNNYGYLIHDIDTNAKLVSIKEKYSEHVKFSTTDFELNKRLYMDNMSLEFITGYLMEYALSVDNIFVMLLIFSSFNVKEIYYKKVLFWGILGAIVMRFTFIFLGSSLIQKADWVLYVFGGFLVFTGIRMFINRNEDEQIEPHNHPVVKFASKYFSVTPGFVGNHFFVRKDHKLMLTPLFLVVLIIEFTDLIFAVDSVPAVFSITKDPYIVYFSNIFAIMGLRSMFFFLTNIMHLFHYLKVGLSFLMLYIGGKMLAHHYLEEIGFKTQYSLYIILAILVISIGASLLFPQKKEEITDKPEPPQNSPETKDESWMENY, translated from the coding sequence ATGATTTCAAACGAAGCTATCTTCTTTTTACTTTTTAATGCATTCATTATTGGGATGCTTTTGTTGGATCTGGGCGTTTTCAGCAGGAAAAGTCATATCGTCAGTTTTAAGGAAGCTGGTGCCTGGAGTGCTGTGTGGGTAATGTTTGCACTGGCTTTTTATGTATTTCTGAATAATTATGGCTATCTGATCCATGACATAGATACCAATGCCAAACTTGTTTCTATAAAAGAAAAGTATTCAGAACATGTAAAGTTTTCTACTACAGACTTTGAACTGAATAAGCGGCTGTACATGGATAATATGTCTCTTGAGTTTATCACTGGATATTTGATGGAGTATGCATTGTCTGTGGACAATATTTTTGTCATGTTGCTGATATTTAGTTCTTTTAATGTAAAGGAGATTTACTATAAGAAAGTGCTTTTCTGGGGGATCTTAGGAGCTATTGTGATGCGCTTCACCTTTATCTTTTTAGGAAGCAGCTTGATTCAGAAGGCAGACTGGGTTTTATATGTGTTTGGAGGCTTTCTGGTATTTACCGGAATACGGATGTTTATCAATCGTAATGAAGATGAACAGATAGAACCACATAATCATCCGGTCGTAAAATTTGCTTCCAAATACTTCTCTGTAACACCAGGTTTTGTTGGAAATCACTTTTTTGTAAGAAAAGACCATAAGCTAATGCTTACTCCATTATTTTTGGTTGTACTCATAATCGAGTTTACAGACCTGATTTTTGCTGTAGACTCCGTACCTGCTGTCTTTTCTATTACCAAAGACCCCTATATTGTTTATTTCTCCAATATCTTTGCTATTATGGGTCTGCGGTCTATGTTTTTCTTTCTGACCAATATCATGCACCTGTTCCATTACCTGAAGGTAGGGTTATCGTTTCTGATGTTGTATATAGGAGGCAAGATGCTGGCACATCACTATCTGGAGGAGATTGGATTTAAGACGCAATATTCACTCTACATTATTTTAGCTATTCTGGTAATTAGTATTGGCGCATCTTTGTTGTTTCCTCAGAAAAAAGAGGAAATCACAGACAAGCCAGAACCTCCACAAAATTCTCCAGAAACAAAAGACGAATCCTGGATGGAAAATTATTAA
- a CDS encoding phosphatase PAP2 family protein: MAEVFKANKVFFVLYGIFLIAGGIWQVVWSPTQIFLVINGANHPFFDTFFQYFTNVGDGAFFAAVIILFLFIRYRYVLIGLGSFALSSLLAQGLKRLVFADVLRPKAVFEGSSYTLHWVAGLEIHSSHSFPSGHATTAFAVFSLLSIILKNQLSGFLFFTLAFLAAYSRVYLGQHFFADIYAGSFIGVSSTVLMYLVIERLLERNPKNWYQQNILRL, translated from the coding sequence ATGGCAGAAGTTTTTAAAGCGAATAAAGTATTCTTTGTCCTGTATGGAATATTTCTGATTGCAGGAGGAATCTGGCAGGTAGTATGGTCGCCTACCCAGATATTTCTAGTTATTAATGGAGCTAATCATCCATTCTTTGATACCTTTTTTCAGTATTTCACAAATGTAGGTGACGGAGCTTTCTTCGCTGCTGTGATTATTCTGTTTTTGTTTATCAGGTATCGGTATGTATTAATTGGCTTGGGTAGTTTTGCTCTGAGTTCACTGCTGGCGCAAGGATTAAAACGCCTTGTATTTGCAGATGTTTTACGTCCTAAAGCTGTATTCGAGGGATCTTCCTATACATTGCATTGGGTGGCAGGGTTAGAAATTCATTCAAGCCATAGTTTTCCTTCCGGACATGCCACTACTGCTTTTGCAGTCTTTTCTTTGCTGAGTATTATTCTAAAGAACCAGTTGTCTGGCTTTCTGTTTTTTACCTTGGCTTTTCTAGCAGCTTATTCCCGCGTATATCTGGGTCAGCATTTCTTTGCAGATATTTATGCTGGATCTTTCATTGGGGTAAGTAGTACTGTTTTGATGTATCTGGTTATAGAACGGTTACTTGAAAGGAATCCCAAAAACTGGTATCAACAGAATATTCTGCGACTTTAA
- a CDS encoding 3-oxoacid CoA-transferase subunit B, with amino-acid sequence MIDKNGIAKRIAQEVRNGMYVNLGIGIPTLVANYIPSSIDVVLQSENGLLGMGPFPYENEVDPDLINAGKQTVTTLPGSALFDSAASFAMIRGEHIDLTILGAMEVSENGDIANWKIPGKMVKGMGGAMDLVASAQNIIVAMQHINKAGESKLLPQCTLPITGLRCVKKIVTELAVLDILSEGGFKLLERAPGISVDEIRNATAGKLIIEGEIPEMEINL; translated from the coding sequence ATGATTGATAAAAATGGAATAGCCAAACGAATTGCACAAGAAGTTCGAAATGGTATGTATGTAAATTTGGGTATTGGTATTCCAACACTGGTAGCCAATTACATCCCTTCCTCTATTGACGTAGTATTACAATCCGAAAATGGGTTATTGGGAATGGGACCATTCCCTTATGAAAACGAGGTAGATCCAGACTTGATCAATGCAGGTAAGCAAACTGTTACTACACTCCCAGGCTCTGCGTTATTTGATTCGGCGGCCAGTTTTGCAATGATCCGGGGAGAACATATTGACCTTACCATACTTGGCGCTATGGAAGTTTCAGAAAATGGAGATATTGCCAACTGGAAAATTCCTGGTAAGATGGTTAAAGGTATGGGTGGAGCAATGGACCTTGTTGCCTCCGCACAAAACATTATTGTAGCCATGCAGCATATCAATAAAGCAGGAGAGTCCAAACTATTGCCTCAATGTACTCTTCCTATTACAGGACTACGTTGTGTCAAAAAAATTGTAACAGAACTAGCCGTACTGGATATATTATCAGAAGGTGGATTTAAACTTCTGGAACGTGCTCCTGGTATATCTGTCGATGAAATTCGAAACGCCACTGCCGGAAAGTTAATCATAGAAGGAGAAATTCCTGAAATGGAAATAAACTTGTAG
- a CDS encoding 2OG-Fe(II) oxygenase → MNTSVTAQKSIFNYERWKTSLPEDQRRYQQASPYPHIFLDNFLEEWAADEALSEFPAVKDAGWIHYVHVNEKKHGLNKMDMLPPFVRSVIEELNSPQFVEYVSKLTGIPNLLPDDMLEGGGLHQSGRNGFLNVHADFTVHPHKRNWRRRVNVLVYLNKDWKPEYRGDLELWDRQMKGVVQKISPIFNRCVIFNTDEDSYHGLPDPILCPEDMTRKSIALYYFTEESVTPKLRSTNYQARPQDGAKSILIWLDKKLVATYTTVKRTFGIDDAFVSKVLNFFSGKKK, encoded by the coding sequence GTGAATACTTCCGTAACTGCTCAAAAATCTATATTTAACTATGAACGCTGGAAAACTTCTTTGCCTGAAGACCAGCGTCGCTATCAGCAGGCATCACCTTATCCCCATATCTTTTTAGATAACTTTCTGGAAGAATGGGCTGCTGACGAAGCATTGTCCGAATTTCCAGCTGTAAAAGATGCAGGATGGATACACTATGTCCATGTAAATGAAAAGAAACATGGATTGAATAAAATGGACATGCTTCCTCCATTTGTCCGTTCTGTTATTGAAGAACTCAACTCTCCTCAGTTTGTTGAGTATGTAAGCAAGCTAACAGGCATTCCTAATTTGCTGCCTGATGATATGCTGGAAGGTGGGGGACTGCATCAGTCGGGACGGAATGGCTTCTTGAATGTGCATGCCGATTTTACAGTACATCCACACAAACGTAACTGGCGTAGACGTGTCAATGTACTCGTATACCTTAACAAAGATTGGAAGCCTGAATACAGAGGAGATCTGGAATTATGGGACCGTCAGATGAAAGGAGTGGTACAGAAGATTTCTCCTATATTCAATCGTTGTGTAATTTTTAACACAGATGAAGATTCCTATCATGGGTTGCCTGATCCAATATTGTGTCCGGAAGATATGACCCGTAAATCCATTGCCTTGTATTATTTTACAGAAGAGTCCGTAACACCAAAGTTGCGTTCAACCAATTATCAGGCTCGTCCGCAGGATGGTGCTAAATCCATTCTGATCTGGCTGGATAAAAAACTGGTTGCTACATATACAACGGTAAAGCGTACATTTGGAATTGATGATGCCTTTGTGAGCAAAGTATTAAACTTCTTTAGTGGAAAGAAAAAATAA
- the gldC gene encoding gliding motility protein GldC: MKKSEIHFDVVLDNDSVPEKIHWHATDNPNEGIDETRAVSIAIWDMYHKGTMKVDLWTKEMPVQDMKQFCIDIIGTLSDTMLRATGDEKMSDAMNDLCHYLTELLKKEAEEQGQ, encoded by the coding sequence GTGAAAAAATCAGAAATACATTTTGATGTAGTATTAGACAATGACAGTGTTCCGGAAAAAATTCATTGGCATGCTACTGATAACCCTAATGAAGGTATTGACGAAACCAGAGCAGTTTCTATTGCAATATGGGATATGTATCACAAAGGTACAATGAAAGTAGACCTTTGGACAAAGGAGATGCCTGTCCAGGATATGAAACAATTCTGTATTGATATTATTGGGACACTGAGCGATACAATGCTAAGAGCTACCGGAGATGAGAAAATGTCGGATGCTATGAATGATTTGTGTCATTATTTAACAGAACTATTGAAGAAAGAAGCAGAAGAACAAGGACAATAA
- a CDS encoding endonuclease III — protein MTRIENRDNLLTDPMTLEQKLWEAHLRLQTLYGEQELISRREPMRELISTVLSHRTTHANEEEAYWRMFEKFGTWEGIRDAPYEELVKALSPAQFPEPKAAYIQKILTQIFNERGEANIGFLKDMSLEEGLEWLYSLPGVGLKTAALVLLFNFHKPVLPVDTHVHRVTQRLGVIGPKITPDKAHALLLSLLPKDPKVLFNFHKHFYWHGQRVCKWAEPKCSQCPLPNICNWYQEHRATNKSENIPADN, from the coding sequence ATGACAAGGATTGAAAATAGAGATAATCTGCTTACAGACCCTATGACATTGGAGCAGAAACTATGGGAAGCTCATTTACGCTTACAAACATTATATGGTGAACAGGAATTAATTAGTAGGAGAGAGCCTATGCGAGAATTAATCTCGACAGTATTATCTCATAGAACCACTCATGCCAATGAAGAAGAAGCTTACTGGCGGATGTTTGAAAAGTTTGGGACCTGGGAAGGGATTAGGGATGCTCCTTATGAAGAGTTGGTGAAAGCACTTTCACCAGCACAGTTTCCTGAACCAAAGGCGGCTTATATACAAAAGATCCTGACACAGATCTTTAATGAGAGGGGAGAAGCCAATATCGGTTTTTTGAAAGATATGTCATTGGAAGAAGGGCTTGAGTGGTTGTACTCATTGCCAGGAGTAGGATTAAAAACAGCTGCTCTGGTATTGCTGTTTAACTTTCATAAACCTGTATTGCCTGTAGACACCCATGTACACCGTGTTACACAACGGTTAGGTGTAATTGGTCCAAAGATCACTCCTGATAAAGCCCATGCTCTATTGCTGTCTTTGTTACCGAAAGACCCCAAGGTATTATTTAATTTTCACAAACACTTCTATTGGCATGGACAGCGTGTTTGCAAATGGGCCGAGCCTAAGTGTAGCCAATGTCCGTTGCCCAATATTTGCAACTGGTATCAGGAGCATAGAGCTACTAACAAATCAGAAAACATACCCGCTGATAATTAA
- a CDS encoding DUF2167 domain-containing protein, protein MRKNYYALVGGVLLFFISLVSQATDVDSTAIYQAKIDSIENSLKYQHGTIKLEGGIGEVTIPTGFKYLDPKQAEYVLTDLWGNPKQSTLGLIVPENQGVLGDKAWAFNIQYDEMGYVKDDDADDIDYEELLEEMQNDIVEASKERVAQGYEPIKLVGWANKPFYDEDRKILHWAKEIKFGDEEVNTLNYNVRVLGRKGVLVLNAIGSMQELPVINKNIDKVLNIVQFSDGYKYSDFNPDVDEVAAYTVGGLVAGKVLAKVGILAFVGKFFKIIAVAVIGGVSALWKWLTGRRKDDTELATATDETPTSEA, encoded by the coding sequence ATGAGGAAAAACTATTACGCTTTAGTAGGAGGAGTTTTATTGTTTTTTATTTCCCTGGTAAGTCAGGCTACAGATGTTGACTCTACTGCCATATATCAGGCTAAGATTGACTCTATTGAGAATTCACTAAAATATCAGCATGGTACAATAAAACTGGAAGGGGGAATTGGAGAGGTAACTATTCCAACAGGTTTTAAATACCTGGACCCCAAGCAGGCCGAGTATGTACTGACTGACTTGTGGGGTAATCCCAAACAATCTACCTTAGGATTAATTGTGCCTGAAAACCAAGGTGTACTGGGTGACAAAGCATGGGCATTCAATATTCAATATGATGAAATGGGCTATGTTAAGGATGATGATGCCGATGATATTGATTATGAAGAATTGTTAGAAGAAATGCAGAATGATATTGTTGAAGCAAGCAAAGAGCGAGTAGCACAGGGATACGAGCCGATTAAACTTGTAGGCTGGGCCAACAAACCTTTTTATGATGAAGATCGGAAAATCCTGCATTGGGCTAAGGAGATCAAGTTTGGTGATGAGGAAGTGAATACACTGAATTATAATGTCCGTGTTTTGGGACGTAAAGGGGTATTGGTGTTAAATGCGATTGGTTCTATGCAGGAATTGCCTGTCATCAATAAGAATATAGACAAAGTGTTGAACATTGTCCAGTTTTCAGATGGGTATAAGTACTCTGACTTTAACCCGGATGTTGACGAAGTAGCTGCTTATACTGTAGGTGGATTGGTGGCAGGAAAAGTTTTGGCAAAGGTAGGTATACTAGCATTTGTTGGTAAGTTTTTTAAAATAATTGCAGTAGCAGTTATTGGTGGGGTATCTGCTTTGTGGAAATGGCTTACAGGTCGAAGGAAAGATGATACAGAGTTAGCGACTGCAACAGACGAAACTCCAACCAGTGAGGCATAA
- a CDS encoding glycosyltransferase family 39 protein has protein sequence MNKQLLYSVLIALVAGLFFLPFLGGVRLFDWDEINFAEISREMIVLNDYLRVHVDFLPFWEKPPFFFWLQSAAMHLFGIGEYAARFPNAICGMITLVLLFRVGAKLYDVRFGLLWAGAYIGSVLPHLYFKSGIIDPWFNLFIFLGLLGIILFYWKKDQFVGILLFRNKYSYLLFGGFLLGVGVITKGPVAYLIVCLTLFVYWLVNRFYFFINAWHFLLFSFMTCVMTLAWYGLETWQHGPWFINEFMKYNYRLFSTPDAGHAGFPGYHFAVLLVGCFPASIFALRAFRNTPQQFNYQRDFKRWMIILFWVVLILFTIVKSKIVHYSSMCYFPMTYLTALTIYQMWEGKIRFNGWMRFGLIAVGSLYCIATIALPFLGRRIDLVRPFVEKDPFALANLDANINWSLWCIIPGIILLIAIVTGIRFLNRNQPEETMKGAIAFFAGTAVFVLATLIAYIGRIEGISQDAAMRFYEAQQGKDAYVVTHKFRSYGRYFYPREPNHANPKRHDMDWLYYGDIDKDVYVVAKITSEAETDTIHTLKKIGEENGFLFYKREKKK, from the coding sequence TTGAATAAACAACTTTTGTATTCAGTCCTGATCGCGCTGGTGGCAGGATTGTTCTTTCTTCCATTCTTGGGTGGAGTCCGTCTGTTTGACTGGGATGAGATCAACTTTGCTGAAATATCCCGTGAGATGATTGTATTAAATGATTATTTACGGGTACACGTAGATTTTTTACCATTCTGGGAAAAGCCTCCTTTTTTCTTCTGGCTACAATCGGCTGCTATGCACCTTTTTGGTATTGGAGAGTATGCGGCCCGGTTTCCTAATGCCATTTGTGGTATGATAACCCTGGTATTGCTATTCAGAGTTGGAGCTAAACTATATGATGTGCGTTTCGGATTGTTGTGGGCGGGAGCATATATTGGGTCAGTATTGCCGCATCTCTATTTCAAATCAGGTATTATAGACCCCTGGTTCAATTTGTTTATATTTTTGGGTTTACTCGGTATTATCCTTTTTTACTGGAAAAAAGACCAGTTTGTTGGCATTTTACTATTCCGAAATAAATACAGCTATCTGTTATTCGGAGGTTTTTTGCTTGGAGTAGGAGTGATTACAAAAGGCCCCGTTGCATACCTGATTGTTTGCCTTACCTTATTTGTGTACTGGCTTGTGAATCGGTTCTACTTTTTCATTAATGCCTGGCATTTTCTGTTGTTTAGTTTTATGACCTGTGTCATGACTCTGGCATGGTATGGATTAGAGACATGGCAACATGGACCCTGGTTCATTAATGAATTCATGAAATATAACTACCGGCTTTTTAGTACCCCTGACGCCGGACATGCAGGATTTCCTGGTTATCATTTTGCTGTATTACTGGTAGGCTGTTTCCCTGCTTCTATCTTTGCTCTTAGAGCTTTCCGTAATACCCCACAGCAATTTAACTATCAGCGTGATTTTAAACGTTGGATGATTATTCTGTTCTGGGTAGTACTGATTCTATTTACAATAGTGAAATCCAAGATCGTGCACTATTCGTCCATGTGCTACTTTCCGATGACTTACCTGACTGCACTAACTATTTACCAGATGTGGGAAGGTAAAATTCGTTTTAATGGATGGATGCGTTTTGGATTAATTGCAGTAGGGTCGTTGTATTGTATTGCAACCATCGCTCTACCATTTTTAGGACGGCGTATTGATTTAGTAAGACCTTTTGTCGAAAAAGATCCTTTTGCCTTAGCTAACCTAGATGCCAATATCAATTGGTCATTGTGGTGCATCATTCCTGGTATAATACTTCTTATTGCTATTGTAACAGGTATTCGTTTTCTGAACCGGAACCAGCCTGAAGAAACTATGAAAGGGGCTATTGCCTTCTTTGCTGGTACAGCAGTATTCGTATTGGCAACTCTTATAGCATATATTGGTCGTATCGAAGGGATCTCTCAGGATGCTGCTATGCGCTTTTATGAAGCACAACAGGGAAAAGATGCGTATGTCGTAACACATAAATTCCGGAGTTATGGCCGATATTTTTATCCTAGAGAACCAAACCATGCCAATCCCAAACGTCATGATATGGATTGGTTATATTATGGGGATATCGATAAAGATGTTTATGTAGTAGCCAAAATCACTTCCGAAGCAGAAACAGATACAATACATACATTGAAGAAAATAGGAGAGGAAAACGGATTTCTGTTTTATAAACGCGAAAAGAAGAAGTAA
- a CDS encoding glycosyltransferase family 2 protein, which yields MYNNKKVVIVLPAYNAALTLEQTYREIPFDIVDEVVLVDDASPDNTLEVGKKLGIKTIIRHEQNKGYGGNQKTCYATALSLNADIVVMLHPDYQYTPKLITAMVSIIGNELYPVVFGSRILGKGALKGGMPMYKYIANRFLTLSQNILMNQKLSEYHTGYRAFSGEVLRSIDLTPNSDDFIFDNEMIAQIFYKGYEIGEVTCPTKYFEEASSINFSRSVTYGLGVLKVSLFYFLTKIGLMKWKLLK from the coding sequence ATGTATAATAATAAAAAAGTAGTTATTGTATTACCGGCTTATAATGCCGCTCTTACATTAGAACAAACTTATCGCGAAATACCGTTTGATATTGTGGATGAAGTTGTATTGGTAGACGATGCTAGTCCCGACAATACTTTAGAAGTTGGAAAAAAGCTGGGAATTAAAACCATAATCCGACATGAACAAAATAAAGGATATGGTGGCAATCAGAAAACCTGCTATGCTACTGCTTTAAGTCTCAATGCAGATATAGTAGTAATGTTGCATCCAGACTATCAGTATACTCCCAAGCTAATTACAGCTATGGTATCCATTATTGGGAACGAATTATATCCGGTAGTGTTTGGATCCCGTATTTTGGGTAAGGGAGCTCTTAAAGGAGGTATGCCTATGTATAAATACATAGCAAACCGTTTTCTGACTCTTTCTCAAAATATCTTAATGAATCAGAAGCTATCTGAGTATCATACAGGATACCGAGCATTCTCTGGCGAAGTCTTACGGAGTATTGATTTAACCCCTAACTCTGATGACTTCATTTTTGATAATGAAATGATAGCACAGATTTTTTACAAAGGTTATGAGATTGGAGAAGTTACCTGTCCCACCAAATACTTTGAAGAAGCTTCGTCCATAAACTTTTCACGCAGTGTTACTTATGGATTGGGTGTACTTAAAGTTTCCCTGTTTTATTTCCTGACTAAGATAGGTTTGATGAAATGGAAACTGCTGAAATAA